The Ensifer adhaerens genome contains a region encoding:
- a CDS encoding winged helix-turn-helix transcriptional regulator produces the protein MTEQAVASDRGVGPKVSSLTGLDMSHIRLCPAIAFNQIVGGRYKLHILCVLEGGTHRYGEIGRSLLRGGLGKPITPRILSRELRELEERGLISRRDYPVVPRKVEYSLTAQGQALLPILAEIVRWGATGAHEQILGI, from the coding sequence ATGACGGAACAAGCCGTGGCATCGGACCGAGGTGTCGGGCCGAAAGTGTCCAGCCTGACCGGTCTCGACATGAGCCATATCCGGCTCTGCCCCGCCATCGCCTTCAACCAGATCGTCGGCGGGCGCTACAAGCTGCACATCCTCTGCGTGCTCGAAGGCGGGACGCACCGCTATGGCGAAATCGGACGGTCGCTGCTTCGTGGCGGACTCGGTAAGCCGATCACCCCGCGTATTCTCAGCCGCGAACTGCGGGAACTGGAGGAGCGGGGCCTGATCAGCCGCCGGGACTATCCCGTGGTGCCGCGCAAGGTGGAATACAGTCTGACCGCCCAGGGGCAGGCGCTGCTGCCGATCCTTGCCGAAATCGTCCGCTGGGGCGCAACGGGCGCGCACGAGCAAATCCTCGGGATATGA
- the miaA gene encoding tRNA (adenosine(37)-N6)-dimethylallyltransferase MiaA, whose product MDNNLDTESDAILITGPTASGKSALAVELARRHGGVVVNADSMQVYDTLRLLTARPDEADMGGIGHCLYGHVPAASAYSTGAWAREAQALVAQLKGEGRLPVFVGGTGLYFKALTGGLSDMPEIPAAIRERLRERLKAEGAEALHRDLEARDPETAVTLKPGDGQRIVRALEMVEATGKPIRFFQQQTGPMIVDPDRATKYVVLPERKLLHDRINRRFQLMLAGGAIDEVRALLALELPSEMPIMKAIGVSQIAALLKGELDEAEVIEMGAAATRQYAKRQMTWFRNQLDDSWQRISSAEEVL is encoded by the coding sequence ATGGACAACAACCTTGATACCGAGAGCGACGCGATCCTGATAACCGGGCCGACCGCCAGCGGCAAGTCCGCGCTTGCCGTCGAACTGGCGCGCCGACACGGCGGCGTGGTCGTCAATGCCGACAGCATGCAGGTCTATGACACGCTGCGGCTGTTGACGGCGCGGCCGGACGAGGCCGACATGGGCGGCATAGGGCACTGTCTTTACGGCCATGTGCCGGCGGCATCCGCCTATTCCACCGGTGCCTGGGCGCGTGAAGCGCAGGCATTGGTCGCTCAGCTCAAGGGCGAGGGACGCTTGCCGGTTTTTGTCGGCGGCACCGGGCTCTATTTCAAGGCGCTGACCGGTGGTCTCTCGGACATGCCGGAGATCCCGGCGGCGATCCGGGAAAGGCTGCGCGAGCGGCTGAAGGCGGAAGGGGCGGAGGCGCTGCATCGCGACCTCGAAGCCAGGGATCCGGAAACGGCGGTGACACTGAAGCCCGGTGACGGCCAGCGGATCGTGCGGGCGCTCGAAATGGTGGAGGCCACCGGCAAGCCGATCCGCTTCTTCCAACAGCAGACCGGACCCATGATCGTCGACCCGGACCGGGCTACAAAATATGTCGTGCTGCCGGAGCGAAAGCTCCTGCACGACCGCATCAACCGTCGCTTCCAGTTGATGCTTGCCGGCGGCGCGATCGACGAAGTGCGGGCGCTGCTTGCGCTCGAGCTGCCGTCGGAAATGCCCATCATGAAGGCGATCGGCGTCAGCCAGATCGCAGCCCTTCTGAAGGGCGAACTCGACGAGGCCGAAGTGATCGAGATGGGCGCTGCGGCAACGCGACAATATGCCAAGCGGCAGATGACCTGGTTCCGTAACCAGCTCGACGACAGCTGGCAGCGCATTTCGAGCGCCGAGGAGGTGCTTTGA
- a CDS encoding class I SAM-dependent methyltransferase — translation MPENDYDAFAAAYDADNENNAWNAYYERPATLALAGDVAGLRVLDAGCGGGAHAAALIERGAAVTGIDRSAGLLDIARRRLDGRAQLLMADLSEPLPFDDGAFDLIVASLVMHYLEDWSLPLSEFNRVLRKGGRLVFSTHHPFMDHSLSGHDNYFETYRFDDTWERGGRTIHMRFWHRPLHAMFDALKSAGFATETVSEPEPDPRASTLFPDAYRSLTTKPRFLFFSAVKA, via the coding sequence TTGCCAGAGAACGACTACGATGCCTTTGCGGCAGCCTATGATGCCGACAACGAGAACAACGCCTGGAACGCCTATTACGAGCGGCCGGCGACTTTGGCACTCGCCGGCGACGTCGCCGGGCTTCGGGTGCTCGACGCCGGTTGCGGCGGCGGAGCGCACGCGGCAGCGCTCATCGAGCGCGGCGCCGCGGTGACGGGCATCGATCGCAGCGCCGGTCTTCTGGACATCGCCCGTCGACGCCTCGACGGGCGTGCGCAATTGCTGATGGCCGATCTGAGCGAACCCTTGCCGTTCGACGACGGTGCCTTCGACCTCATCGTGGCATCCCTCGTCATGCATTATCTGGAGGATTGGTCGCTCCCGCTTTCCGAGTTCAACCGGGTGCTACGAAAGGGCGGCCGTCTGGTGTTTTCCACGCACCATCCGTTCATGGATCATTCCCTTTCCGGTCACGACAACTATTTCGAGACCTATCGCTTCGACGATACCTGGGAACGGGGCGGCAGGACCATCCACATGCGCTTCTGGCACCGCCCGCTGCACGCCATGTTCGATGCGCTCAAATCAGCCGGATTTGCCACCGAGACGGTGAGCGAACCGGAGCCCGATCCGCGTGCCAGCACGCTCTTTCCGGACGCCTACAGGAGCCTGACGACCAAACCGCGCTTCCTCTTCTTCTCGGCCGTGAAAGCGTGA
- a CDS encoding GNAT family N-acetyltransferase: MIIAETERLRIRAWKESDRDLFFAINSDPKVMEFFPFRRSRAESDALFDRVGKGIAETGFGFFAVALKADDKPIGFCGLALTDLEPHLPKGTVEIGWRLAPPYWGKGYLTEAANALLRYGFEEKGLSEVVSFAVPANTRSTAVMQRIGMHRDPSRDFDHPRVPTDQPTLVRHVLYAISAEEWRAHRSKAGK; this comes from the coding sequence ATGATCATTGCCGAGACTGAGCGGCTGCGCATCCGCGCCTGGAAGGAAAGCGATCGCGATCTCTTCTTCGCGATCAACAGCGATCCCAAGGTGATGGAATTCTTTCCCTTCCGCCGCAGCCGCGCGGAATCAGACGCGCTGTTCGACCGCGTCGGCAAGGGCATCGCCGAAACCGGCTTCGGCTTCTTCGCCGTGGCGCTCAAGGCCGACGACAAGCCAATCGGCTTCTGCGGCCTCGCGCTCACGGATTTGGAGCCGCACCTGCCCAAAGGAACCGTCGAAATCGGCTGGCGACTGGCTCCGCCCTACTGGGGCAAGGGCTACCTCACCGAAGCGGCCAACGCCCTGCTGCGCTACGGCTTCGAGGAAAAGGGCTTGAGCGAGGTCGTCTCCTTCGCGGTTCCCGCCAACACCCGCTCGACCGCTGTCATGCAACGGATCGGCATGCACCGCGACCCAAGTCGCGACTTCGACCACCCCCGCGTCCCAACCGATCAGCCGACCCTGGTTCGGCATGTGCTCTATGCGATCAGCGCCGAGGAATGGCGGGCGCATCGTTCAAAGGCCGGGAAATAA
- the serB gene encoding phosphoserine phosphatase SerB, with the protein MALVATLIANPSNPVLTPALAEAAADAVKASGLYWLADGIACDIALTDGTDPDAAETLLRGVIGDAPVDVAVQDAESRRKKLLIADMDSTMIGQECIDELAAEVGLKDKVAAITARAMNGEIAFEPALIERVGLLKGLPLGVVDEVIAKRITLTPGGKQLIATMKSKGHHTALVSGGFTVFTGPIAEMLGFDENRANTLIAEDGILTGEVANPILGKQAKVDSLIEIADRLGISTDDALAVGDGANDLGMIQLAGTGVALHAKPVVAEQAKVRIDHGDLTALLYLQGYRKTDFAG; encoded by the coding sequence ATGGCTCTCGTTGCCACGCTTATCGCCAATCCGTCAAATCCTGTTCTGACGCCAGCACTGGCGGAAGCAGCCGCTGACGCCGTCAAGGCATCCGGCCTCTATTGGCTCGCCGATGGCATCGCCTGCGATATCGCGCTGACCGACGGCACCGATCCGGATGCCGCCGAAACCCTGCTGCGCGGCGTGATCGGCGATGCACCGGTCGATGTCGCCGTGCAAGACGCCGAGAGCCGCCGCAAGAAACTGCTCATCGCCGACATGGACTCGACCATGATCGGCCAGGAATGCATCGACGAACTCGCCGCCGAAGTCGGCCTGAAAGACAAGGTGGCGGCGATCACCGCCCGCGCCATGAACGGCGAGATCGCCTTCGAGCCGGCGCTGATCGAACGCGTAGGACTTCTGAAGGGCCTGCCACTTGGCGTCGTCGACGAGGTCATCGCCAAGCGCATCACGCTGACGCCGGGCGGAAAACAACTGATCGCAACGATGAAGAGCAAGGGCCACCATACCGCGCTCGTCTCCGGCGGTTTCACCGTCTTTACCGGCCCGATCGCCGAGATGCTCGGCTTTGACGAGAACCGCGCCAATACGCTGATCGCCGAAGACGGCATCCTCACTGGCGAAGTCGCCAATCCCATCCTCGGCAAGCAGGCCAAGGTCGATTCGCTGATCGAGATCGCCGACCGCCTCGGCATCTCGACGGACGATGCCCTTGCCGTCGGCGACGGCGCCAACGATCTCGGCATGATCCAGCTTGCCGGCACCGGCGTGGCGCTGCATGCCAAGCCCGTGGTCGCCGAGCAGGCGAAGGTCCGCATCGACCACGGCGACCTCACCGCCCTTCTCTATCTGCAGGGCTATCGCAAGACGGATTTCGCCGGATGA
- a CDS encoding ACT domain-containing protein, translating into MPHKLLIRLVDAEYAITRLNIGSSMPEWLPGPGFWTVSSSREEMTLVCRAARVPSSVQSSLGWRCFRVEQHFAFDVPGVLASVLRPLSDAGVGVFANSTFSTDYIFVAGSDLDKAVQALKDHGHELTT; encoded by the coding sequence ATGCCACATAAACTGCTGATCCGGCTGGTCGATGCCGAATACGCCATCACCCGCCTCAATATCGGCTCCAGCATGCCGGAATGGCTGCCGGGGCCGGGCTTCTGGACCGTGTCGAGCTCGCGCGAGGAGATGACACTGGTCTGCCGGGCCGCCCGCGTGCCGTCCAGCGTCCAGAGTTCGCTCGGCTGGCGCTGCTTCCGCGTCGAGCAGCATTTTGCCTTTGACGTGCCTGGCGTGCTCGCCTCGGTGCTCCGGCCGCTTTCGGATGCCGGCGTCGGCGTCTTTGCCAATTCGACCTTCAGCACCGACTACATCTTCGTTGCCGGCTCCGATCTCGACAAGGCGGTCCAGGCGCTGAAAGACCACGGCCACGAGCTCACCACCTGA
- a CDS encoding DegQ family serine endoprotease translates to MSTRSKSRVHSLGASLGVLALAGALAFSSTALAQNTAIRPPSNGPASVADLAAGLLDAVVNIATSQKVKNDDDAPAPQVPEGSPYQRYFDEFFKGQGNQGGNRQRTVESLGSGFVIDPSGYIVTNNHVIEGADDIEINFANGSKLKAKLVGKDTQTDLALLKVEPKAPLKAVPFGDSRKMRIGDWVMAIGNPFGLGGSVSVGIISARGRNINAGPYDNFIQTDAAINRGNSGGPLFNMAGEVIGINTAIISPTGGSIGIGFSVPTELAANVVLQLKDFGETRRGWLGVRVQPVNDDIAESLKMDAPRGALVSGIIEGGPITHGEIKAGDVIVKFDGHDVGEVRDLKRVVAESPVGKAVDVVVIRDGKEQTVKVTLGRLEDGALASADAATGDEGSKADKPEAAPLPATDVVLGMKLATLNEEARKKYGIAEDVDGVVITEVAPNSVAAERRVEAGDVIVEVGQEAMETPADVADRVEELKSSGRRHAALLISNKSGELRFVTVRVE, encoded by the coding sequence TTGTCCACGCGATCAAAATCCCGAGTACACTCGCTTGGCGCCTCCCTCGGCGTTCTGGCGCTCGCAGGCGCGCTTGCCTTCAGCAGCACCGCACTCGCCCAGAACACGGCGATCCGGCCGCCGAGCAATGGCCCGGCCTCCGTCGCCGATCTGGCCGCCGGACTGCTGGATGCCGTCGTCAACATCGCGACTTCGCAGAAGGTCAAGAACGACGATGATGCGCCGGCGCCGCAGGTGCCGGAGGGCTCGCCCTACCAGCGCTATTTCGATGAATTCTTCAAGGGCCAGGGTAATCAGGGCGGTAACCGCCAGCGCACGGTCGAATCGCTCGGCTCCGGCTTCGTCATCGATCCCTCTGGCTACATCGTCACCAACAACCACGTGATCGAGGGCGCCGACGACATCGAGATCAACTTCGCCAATGGCAGCAAACTGAAGGCGAAGCTCGTCGGCAAAGACACCCAGACCGATCTCGCGCTGCTGAAGGTCGAGCCGAAGGCGCCGCTGAAGGCCGTGCCTTTCGGGGATTCGCGCAAGATGCGCATCGGCGACTGGGTGATGGCGATCGGCAACCCGTTCGGCCTTGGCGGTTCCGTTTCGGTCGGCATCATCTCGGCGCGCGGCCGCAACATCAACGCCGGCCCCTATGACAATTTCATCCAGACGGACGCTGCGATCAACCGCGGCAATTCCGGCGGGCCGCTGTTCAATATGGCCGGCGAAGTGATCGGCATCAACACGGCGATCATCTCGCCAACGGGCGGCTCGATCGGCATCGGCTTCTCCGTGCCGACCGAACTTGCCGCCAATGTGGTACTTCAGCTCAAGGACTTCGGCGAGACGCGTCGCGGCTGGCTCGGCGTGCGCGTCCAGCCGGTGAACGACGATATCGCCGAGAGCCTGAAGATGGACGCGCCGCGCGGCGCGCTCGTCTCCGGCATCATCGAAGGCGGGCCGATCACGCACGGCGAGATCAAGGCCGGCGACGTCATCGTCAAATTCGACGGCCATGATGTCGGCGAGGTGCGCGACCTGAAGCGCGTGGTCGCCGAAAGCCCCGTCGGTAAGGCGGTCGATGTCGTGGTGATCCGCGACGGCAAGGAACAGACAGTCAAGGTGACGCTCGGACGCCTCGAGGATGGCGCGCTTGCAAGTGCCGACGCGGCAACCGGCGACGAGGGGTCGAAGGCTGACAAGCCGGAGGCTGCGCCGCTTCCAGCGACCGACGTCGTGCTCGGCATGAAGCTTGCGACGCTCAACGAAGAGGCGCGCAAGAAATACGGCATTGCCGAAGACGTGGACGGCGTTGTCATCACCGAGGTCGCGCCGAATTCGGTCGCGGCAGAGCGGCGCGTAGAGGCGGGCGACGTCATCGTCGAGGTCGGTCAGGAGGCGATGGAGACGCCCGCCGACGTGGCCGACCGGGTCGAGGAGCTGAAATCCAGCGGCCGTCGCCACGCCGCCCTTCTGATCTCCAACAAGTCCGGCGAATTGCGCTTCGTCACCGTTCGGGTGGAGTAG
- a CDS encoding VOC family protein, with protein MVTSITPFLMFQDGVADDAMAFYDSLFPNAEVLEVERYGPDEQGPEGSVKVALFRLGAQRVKCIDSPVRHAFDFTPSFSFFVECQSEDEIITLYGMLAEGGAVLMPLDNYGFSQRFSWVTDRFGVSWQLNLAD; from the coding sequence ATGGTCACAAGCATCACGCCCTTTCTGATGTTCCAGGATGGCGTCGCCGACGACGCCATGGCCTTCTACGACTCGCTGTTCCCGAATGCCGAGGTGCTGGAAGTCGAGCGCTATGGACCGGATGAGCAAGGTCCCGAAGGCAGCGTCAAGGTGGCGCTTTTCCGGCTCGGCGCGCAGCGGGTCAAGTGCATCGACAGCCCGGTCCGGCACGCCTTCGATTTCACCCCGTCGTTCTCGTTCTTCGTGGAATGCCAGAGCGAGGATGAGATCATCACGCTTTATGGCATGCTCGCCGAAGGCGGGGCAGTGCTGATGCCACTCGACAATTACGGCTTCAGCCAGCGCTTCAGCTGGGTCACCGACCGCTTCGGCGTGTCCTGGCAGCTGAACCTCGCCGACTGA
- a CDS encoding MAPEG family protein, with amino-acid sequence MSMEMTVLALGCIFGIIQVFVAAQLQTRQNGLAWSLSSREAAGPPPTPLVGRLKRAQANFLETFPFAASALLAVEVTGANNTTTELGAIVWLSARLAFWLAYAIGIPVLRSALFATSIIGIGLVLWPLLA; translated from the coding sequence ATGAGCATGGAGATGACCGTGCTGGCGCTCGGCTGCATCTTCGGCATCATCCAGGTTTTTGTCGCGGCGCAACTCCAGACGCGCCAGAACGGACTGGCCTGGTCGCTCTCTTCGCGCGAAGCGGCCGGGCCGCCGCCAACGCCCCTCGTCGGACGGCTGAAACGCGCGCAGGCAAACTTCCTCGAGACTTTTCCCTTCGCCGCGTCCGCGCTGCTTGCGGTCGAAGTCACCGGCGCAAACAACACGACGACGGAACTCGGCGCGATCGTCTGGCTTTCGGCACGGCTCGCCTTTTGGCTCGCCTATGCGATCGGCATTCCCGTGCTGCGCTCGGCCCTGTTTGCGACCAGCATCATCGGGATCGGACTGGTGCTGTGGCCGCTGCTGGCGTGA
- a CDS encoding DUF2065 domain-containing protein yields MSDFLTGFAFFLIIEGLVYALAPLVLVEMAKRLPYVPEHQLRLAGLVCVAAGVGLVWLLRG; encoded by the coding sequence ATGTCAGACTTTCTGACAGGATTCGCTTTCTTCCTGATCATCGAGGGGCTGGTGTACGCACTGGCCCCTTTGGTTTTGGTGGAAATGGCGAAGCGTTTGCCGTATGTCCCCGAACATCAGCTTCGACTGGCGGGGCTCGTTTGCGTGGCTGCCGGGGTCGGACTTGTATGGTTGCTTCGAGGATAA
- the hflC gene encoding protease modulator HflC, with protein sequence MINNRTSVILILLAVVFVGIYSSVFVVNERQQAIVVRFGQIKDVKSQPGLYFKLPFAFMDADRVQYVEDQALRFDLDNIRVQVSGGKFYEVDAFVVYKISDPRRFRETVSGDRDSAESRLRTRLDASLRRVYGLRGFEAALSDERASMMREVRADLKADAESLGLNIEDVRIRRTDLTQEVSQQTYDRMKAERLAEAELIRARGNEEGQRRRAIADRQVVEIVAEAQRDSEILRGEGEAERTRTFADAFARDPKFFEFYRSMTAYTQSIGSPDTTLVLSPHSEFFRYFNNSEGTPPAAAPQAATGN encoded by the coding sequence GTGATCAACAATCGTACCTCCGTTATCCTGATCCTGCTCGCCGTCGTCTTCGTCGGCATCTATTCCTCGGTCTTCGTCGTCAACGAGCGCCAGCAGGCGATCGTCGTTCGCTTCGGTCAGATCAAGGACGTCAAGAGCCAGCCGGGCCTCTACTTCAAGCTGCCCTTCGCCTTCATGGACGCCGACCGCGTCCAGTACGTCGAAGACCAGGCACTGCGCTTCGACCTCGACAACATCCGTGTCCAGGTCTCGGGCGGCAAGTTCTACGAAGTTGATGCCTTCGTCGTCTACAAGATCTCCGATCCCCGCCGCTTCCGCGAGACGGTCTCGGGCGATCGCGACTCGGCGGAATCGCGTCTCAGGACCCGTCTCGACGCATCGCTGCGCCGTGTCTACGGTCTGCGCGGCTTCGAGGCAGCGCTCTCCGACGAGCGTGCGTCGATGATGCGCGAAGTGCGCGCCGACCTCAAAGCCGACGCGGAGTCGCTCGGCCTCAACATCGAGGACGTCCGTATCCGTCGCACCGACCTGACGCAGGAGGTCTCGCAACAGACCTACGACCGCATGAAGGCCGAGCGTCTGGCGGAAGCGGAACTGATCCGCGCCCGCGGTAACGAAGAAGGCCAGCGCCGCCGCGCGATTGCCGACCGTCAGGTCGTCGAAATCGTCGCCGAGGCCCAGCGTGATTCGGAAATCCTGCGCGGTGAAGGCGAAGCCGAACGCACAAGGACCTTTGCCGACGCCTTTGCGCGCGATCCGAAGTTCTTCGAGTTCTATCGCTCCATGACCGCTTACACGCAGTCGATCGGTAGCCCGGACACGACGCTGGTGCTTTCGCCGCATTCGGAATTCTTCCGTTACTTCAATAACTCGGAAGGCACTCCGCCGGCCGCGGCACCTCAAGCAGCGACCGGAAACTAG
- a CDS encoding ATP-binding protein gives MLNNELHSSIRAGEQDRRDGLKPGNRFLGRVVACNGARATIAAIAESGETSLTELWSVGRLISISVGRNRVVALVYSMQTTSSEWGEETNNTFRIEVELMGEVHRGPDGREEFSAGISQYPYLGAIAHRIRAADLARIYDSGRNDSCIIGKLTQDESLDATIHVPSMLAKHFAIVGTTGVGKSTAVTLLLNKAIIADPKLRVLILDPHNEFAAAFPDLAVVIDTDTLDLPFWFFRLEEFAEVIFRGRPAPPDELDMLRDIIPEAKKAFRGGGDAGIVRRQTEKSSITADTPVPYRIADLLALIDERIGRLEGRNDKPHLRSLKVKIVSAINDPRYHFMFSSNTITDTIQDTIARVFRIPGDGRPIATFQLAGIPSEVVNSVASVLCRMAFEIGLWSNGGIHMLVVCEEAHRYVPADPSLGFLPTRQAIARIAKEGRKYGVSLGIITQRPGELDPTILSQCSTVFAMRLANDRDQDIIRSAIPNSSTSTTSFISSIGNGEAIAFGEAVAVPMRMRFSRIAEERLPRAHGIIDRIDEDHPPTVDLRAIVSRMRAINGPDISNFQQSYMAAQTVSEEQRWETELGATAEAEPQPGLSEPQVEIEPYRPDMLPRAPAPVNPELERFNQIRQQLLNEPSPADQAQRRSQTADPASGERPRQGSLRESLLKRPLGSIIRKT, from the coding sequence TTGCTGAACAATGAACTTCATTCCTCGATCCGTGCCGGAGAGCAGGATCGCCGTGACGGCCTGAAGCCCGGCAACCGGTTCCTCGGACGGGTGGTTGCCTGCAACGGCGCGCGCGCGACGATCGCTGCGATCGCAGAGAGCGGCGAGACGTCGCTGACCGAACTCTGGTCCGTCGGCCGGCTGATTTCCATTTCCGTCGGCAGGAACCGCGTGGTGGCGCTGGTCTATTCGATGCAGACCACCTCCAGCGAATGGGGCGAAGAGACCAACAACACCTTCCGCATCGAAGTCGAACTGATGGGCGAGGTCCATAGGGGGCCCGACGGTCGTGAAGAGTTTTCCGCCGGTATCAGCCAATATCCCTATCTCGGTGCCATCGCCCACCGCATCCGCGCCGCCGACCTTGCGCGCATCTACGATTCCGGCCGCAACGACAGCTGCATCATCGGCAAGCTGACCCAGGACGAGAGCCTCGACGCAACCATTCACGTGCCCTCGATGCTCGCCAAGCATTTCGCCATCGTCGGCACGACCGGCGTCGGCAAGTCGACCGCGGTCACGCTGCTGCTCAACAAGGCGATCATTGCCGATCCGAAGCTGCGCGTGCTGATCCTCGACCCGCACAACGAGTTCGCCGCCGCCTTCCCCGACCTTGCCGTCGTCATCGACACCGATACGCTCGACCTGCCCTTCTGGTTCTTCCGACTGGAGGAGTTCGCAGAGGTGATCTTCCGCGGCCGCCCGGCGCCGCCGGACGAGCTCGACATGCTGCGCGACATCATCCCCGAGGCGAAGAAGGCCTTCCGCGGCGGCGGCGACGCCGGCATCGTGCGGCGCCAGACGGAAAAGAGCTCGATCACCGCCGACACGCCGGTGCCTTACCGCATCGCCGACCTCTTGGCGCTGATCGACGAGCGCATCGGCCGGCTCGAAGGGCGCAACGACAAGCCGCATCTGCGCTCGCTCAAGGTCAAGATCGTCTCGGCGATCAACGATCCGCGCTATCATTTCATGTTCTCGTCGAACACGATCACCGACACGATCCAGGATACGATCGCCCGGGTTTTCCGCATTCCAGGCGACGGCCGGCCGATCGCCACCTTCCAGCTGGCCGGCATCCCCTCGGAAGTCGTTAATTCCGTCGCCTCGGTGCTTTGCCGCATGGCGTTTGAAATCGGGCTCTGGAGCAATGGCGGCATCCATATGCTGGTCGTCTGCGAAGAGGCGCACCGCTACGTGCCGGCCGATCCGTCGCTCGGCTTCCTGCCGACGCGGCAGGCGATCGCCCGCATCGCCAAGGAAGGCCGCAAATACGGCGTATCGCTCGGCATCATCACCCAGCGCCCCGGCGAACTCGATCCGACGATCCTGTCGCAGTGCTCGACGGTCTTTGCCATGCGGCTTGCCAACGACCGCGACCAGGACATCATCCGCTCGGCCATTCCGAACTCGTCGACATCGACGACGAGCTTCATTTCCTCGATCGGCAATGGCGAGGCAATCGCATTCGGCGAGGCGGTGGCCGTGCCGATGCGCATGCGCTTTTCTCGCATCGCCGAGGAGCGCCTGCCGCGCGCCCACGGGATCATCGACCGGATCGACGAGGACCATCCGCCGACCGTTGACCTGCGCGCGATCGTCAGCCGCATGCGCGCCATCAACGGGCCGGATATTTCGAACTTCCAGCAGAGCTACATGGCGGCGCAGACCGTGAGCGAAGAGCAGCGCTGGGAGACCGAACTGGGCGCCACGGCAGAAGCCGAGCCGCAACCGGGCCTCAGCGAGCCGCAGGTCGAGATCGAGCCCTATCGTCCGGACATGCTTCCGCGCGCGCCTGCCCCCGTCAATCCGGAGCTGGAGCGCTTCAATCAGATCCGCCAGCAGCTCTTGAACGAGCCATCCCCGGCCGATCAGGCCCAACGCCGTTCGCAAACGGCTGACCCGGCGTCCGGCGAGCGGCCGCGCCAGGGCTCGCTGCGCGAAAGCCTGTTGAAGCGGCCCCTCGGCAGCATCATCCGCAAGACCTAG
- a CDS encoding LysR substrate-binding domain-containing protein has product MKRGRLPLTALRSFEAAGRLESFTLAASELFVSQAAISRQVRELEELIGRPLFERLHRGVRLTADGQALLGTLTSAFDMVGESLDALSGRRLSQTLKVSAEPSFAGCWLVPHLQEFQEAHPEIDLVIDAESRLAEFRSGEADIAIRHSLTARAWSRVEARPLAEVEMVPVITPALAGAGPPLDRPEDLLQHPLLHEDNRQLWEQWFAAAGTAPVKLARGAIFADGSMVLQATLRGSGVGLIDRDHARDDIAAGRLIQPFDASVPYGAFFIVARRFEALSEAARAFVDWIERSYPGAGRKR; this is encoded by the coding sequence ATGAAGCGCGGCCGACTGCCCCTGACAGCGTTGCGGAGTTTCGAGGCGGCCGGGCGACTGGAGAGTTTCACACTGGCTGCATCGGAGCTTTTCGTCTCGCAGGCGGCCATCAGCCGGCAGGTGCGCGAGCTCGAAGAGCTGATCGGCCGGCCGCTGTTTGAGAGGCTCCACCGCGGTGTGCGGTTGACGGCCGATGGTCAGGCGCTGCTCGGCACGCTGACATCTGCCTTCGACATGGTGGGCGAAAGCCTCGACGCGCTCTCGGGGCGGCGGTTGTCGCAGACGCTGAAGGTCAGCGCCGAACCATCCTTTGCCGGCTGCTGGCTGGTGCCGCATTTGCAGGAATTTCAGGAGGCGCATCCGGAGATCGATCTGGTGATCGATGCGGAGTCGCGGCTCGCCGAGTTTCGAAGCGGCGAGGCCGATATCGCCATCCGCCACAGCTTGACCGCCCGCGCCTGGTCGCGGGTGGAGGCGCGGCCCCTTGCCGAGGTGGAGATGGTCCCGGTGATCACGCCTGCGCTTGCCGGCGCCGGGCCGCCGCTCGACCGACCCGAAGACCTGTTGCAGCATCCATTGTTGCATGAGGATAACCGGCAACTCTGGGAACAATGGTTTGCGGCGGCCGGCACCGCGCCGGTGAAGCTTGCACGCGGCGCGATCTTCGCCGATGGCTCGATGGTGCTGCAGGCGACGCTGCGCGGCAGCGGCGTCGGCCTCATCGACCGCGACCATGCCCGCGACGACATCGCCGCCGGCCGGCTGATCCAGCCGTTCGACGCCTCTGTGCCCTATGGCGCGTTCTTTATTGTGGCGCGGCGCTTCGAGGCGCTGTCGGAGGCGGCCAGGGCCTTTGTCGACTGGATCGAACGGAGCTACCCGGGGGCGGGGCGAAAGCGGTGA